The genomic interval CTGTGTTAATTATTTggttatttcattaaatattatgtcTAAAGTTCTCTCATCTACTCCATAGAAACCCATTAATGTTAATATTACCATTGTATGGTGTAAGTAtgtgaattatttattagtaggtataaatgtaagtaatcataaataaagttttgtgcAGAAGTCGCCACAAACAAAAAGCAAAGAAACTTTCTATTTAAAACGTACCTagaaatataacatattaaaatttcgcatttattacatccttataataatattattaataaataattataggaaATAAATGAGTCGATGCGAAATTTTGATTTGTAACATCTTTAATCGCAAACAAGAAAACCTATAACTAATAAATTTGCACACTTGTATGTATAAGAAAACAATAtttgctttaaatatttaatttacattacactattatttaagaatattaattacaataatttacagTACAGTAAAATCTTCTATTACTAGAAacttaaccttttttttgttgtttaaagtTAAAGTATAGACTATAATTATATAGTCCACATTATGTTATCTGCCTTAATACTTATACGATCTTTTCGCAACTTTTGTATTAAAACtatgttttgaaagaaaaaaaatatatttcttacgATATTTAGACAAGTAAAACacttgtttcattttatttttatataattttttggatttgtaaaacatatattttacaaaaaaaagggtCGCAATTGTTACTTGCTTATTAAGATAGGATAaaaatgaacataaattaaaagcTGCGAGTTATTCTCGCTAGTTTGAGGTAGTGCTTAATACCTTTAGTAATTGTTTTTTAAGCGTCGTAAAAACTCGAACTCGTTTGCGACAATAGGgcctacaaaatatatatacagacAACAATATAGCAAAAATTAGTAGATGCAAGCATCTTTGTTTAGACGGCAGAACGACCAGTTGGATGTTATATAGGGTATATAACACTTGGATGTTATATAGGGCATATAACACTTGGATGTTATATACAGTATATAACACTCGGATGTTATATATCGCGTTAGTCAGCTTACAGGTCTGTGCgtgttactaaaataaataataattcggaatgtattaaataataataagccaCGTATATCCTagtataaaaaattgtttaacgtTACCCCAAGTCTGCCATTACATTTGAGTGTCGGTCGATCAGTGACTGTATAACATTGATTAGTAAAATTTTACGTTGATGCTGAAGCTGAAGTTGAAGTCGTGCAGGTAGTAATCAAAATTGACAAGTTTAAAAATAGCGTTGACCTTTTCCTCAAAGAAAGGACGCCACTACTTTTTGaactgtacattttttttagtctAGATTTTTGTAGAATTTAATTTGCAACAATGtaatgtttttgattttttataatgCTAATATTCGTTCATGATAAGTACTTATCATTAACTGAACcaggtagatagatagataggatagatagataaattctttattgcacacaatttataatataaattgaaaacataaatataagaagaataaaaatgcacaaaggcggtcttatcgcttaaagcgataagaccgcctttgcgcatttttattctattatactGAATTGCTTATCATCTTTCTGAACTTGAGGTTAACTAGCGTCAAGtttaccccccccccccccccccccccgaaaCCCATTACGAAgacaagtatattttttatctctttaaaGCTACGCCATTGTGTTTGACGCGTCGTATTTAATAAACTGCAGTTCTATGCGAAAGTAAGAATTATTCATTCGTACGAAGTACTCGGTCTTCAGAGTAGTCGTGATACCTTCTGACTCTGTGTTGCCTTCAAGGTTAATAGTCTGAGATGAGCTGGtcttaaatatgaaaatacagtATAGTGATGTTACTTTTAAAGACCATACGCAACAGAGAAACCGTAATGTCTTATTGTTGTTTAAGTTGCATTAAACTTCGGGTTCTAATTGCTCTGTTTTAAATTCTTCTTACTTACCTATATTTATAATGAACCTTCCCTGGTTCTACCATACAAAAGTAAATGAAGTGAAACTAATGCCCACTAAACCTAGGTATGGCCTTAATCCGATGCCTAGTAattctaaaagaaaaaaaaaagtttcacgaactcttatgtgatgtctaacgacgcTAGGCAGcgtctaaagttacgataccgattcggtggatcgtaaagtttaggggaatcgtaaactgacacttgacagatgaaattAATAACGttcgaaaaatgaaaaatatatatttttttttttaatatataaacaagtgcttgactgcaatcacacctgatggtaggtgatgatgctgcctaagatgaagcgcgcttgcctagaagatgcctattcacacttgatttgaaggtacccagattataggtatcggggaagacggaagatggaagggcattccaggcctttgcggtgcggatcataAAGGACGAAGCAacacgcttcgtacgtgttgatggtatttcaacaacgtaacggtgcacaCAAAATAGCACGCCTTGtgacaagaaccatagacaagttaggttatttgAGTTGCCTAATGAAATtggattggtgaaaggtaaatgtatgcctagaaatcttctttgattagacATTGCCTTGTCCGTTGTTAGCGAAAACGGGCATAACCCTAGCtcagtaataagtaataatctttacaaaatgtatactaataaataCGAGGCTTAATACgttgaatacaaaaataaaagctttCGTCCAAAATCGAAAGCGGCGGCCGCTTTCGTCATTGTGTGTTGATGTAGcatattaaaatcatataaatCTCACTAGATATGTCACTAAGCTTGAGGGTTTTTCTTCATGAGCTCAAGATCTGCTTCGACCATGTCTTTAACGAGTTGGTCGAAGGTCACGCGCGGAATCCAGCCTAGCTTCTGCTTCGCTTTCGATGGATCGCCAAGGAGTAAGTCCTAATAAAAAGAAGAAGCacaattaattatatgtttaaatatacatttccttattttaacgtaatctaaaaataaatatgacaacAAACATAATTCGTATTACCTACTTAGTGTGTGTGTGAATCATACaataaactttcttttttctcattttcattagtttttctcattttcattagtaatagtaatatagtaataatatttataatagtacgattgattttttaaattcttaaccgtcttttataaatataaaaaatggccattatttatatatttgtttaataaatataacctaaaataaactatgtgaaactaaataaaatctaaaacgtcatcgaaaccaccgcagcgaggcacaatTCCTAAGacgctggcagcattgccccttttggatggccaaactaattcgttggccaaggtaactgcccgctctaggatcaccggtagactcgataacccttttcgataataattctttgaaaagagctcgtgcctccggaccccacggtcccgaagtctctactccaaaaggcacaaaaattaaactgctctccaggttttcatatttattataactacctAGCTACAAATTGcacgaaaataaaaatgtcaaaatgggttttgggttacattattgcaatatttttgcGCATGAATTTTATAGTCAAAATGGgttttgggttacattattgcaattttttttaaggatttccattttttttaaataggttacaGCTTATGTAACTTCGTGAtagttaagctttatttttcgAAGCAATGGTTAAAATCCGCCCAGTGCTTACGGTATACCAGTCTATTGGGTAACAAAAatctgtgcaatttattcacacacggcagaagtgttacttctgaaaagtagcctacgagagattgaggtggatgtagtatccgaactattaggataaaagtaaggtttattatttagtttccatcgTAACTAGAAAaggtaataaaatgtataatgttttttatctcactctgtcctatacatttaagtgtttgtgtctcaatggacttattttttcgttttatcgagtttgaaatcacaacgattctaaagacgtttcacatcaaaattctttaccttattataataatactaatattataaagatgacTTCTTTAACTTTCTTCtgattacattaataatattagtattatgaATGTAACAAAACTTTGACAGTCCGGCTGAAGACACTAACCTATGAAGAAACCGACGCGCTTCTCCAATTTAttcctatttaaaatataatggatATAGATTATAGACCTAAGTGCATCTAAGTGcgtcaaacacacacacacacacacacacacacacacacacacacacacacacacacacaccactaAAATACTCACCACTTCAGTAGGCCGGAAGTACTTGGAGTTGACAGTGACGAGTAGCTCATCCGTGCTAGCGTCGTGGCCTGTCTCGTTGACCCCCTCACCTTTCCACACCACCTGCCTGCCCACGTAGGCGAAGGCTTTCTGCACAAACTCCCTGACGCTGTGCGACTCCCCGGTCGCCACTACGAAGTCTTCTGGCTCATCTTGTTGTAGCATAAGCCACATAGCCTGAAAGAAGCAAacggtagtagtagagctttttggtacggagctcgtccgggaaagtactaccactGTGCTTATTACTGCAGCTAAGCAGGATTGTTGCAATTATtgaattaagagcatacagaatcctcattcagacattgtgtccaaaaacagtaaaaacgcgcACGTCTTCCCACCCGTAACTGACTTCTACTTTGTAACCGTAAAAGCCAGGAGAGAAAACTCTGTAATGTAAAGAATATGTGGGGCTTATCGATATACAATTCCATATATATAAGTccgaagagtttttttttatttcactagaaGTAGCCCTTgacgcaatctcacctggcggtaggttataatgcagtctaagatggtagcggacctgttagggagaataacggtttctacgcgttatagtaccggaacgctaaatcgcttagcagcacgtctttgtcggtaactagctgtgaccgaagcctcccaccagaccggaccagagaaaatctagaaattatgaattcccaaattgtccctgcctgGAATCGAACTCGGAACTTCTAACTATAAACCACACCGCTTAACACTGCACCGCCCATTAGAGTGGCGTTGTTGGAATCTAAACGGGAATTGCGGCACTCAAGTTGGTATTCCAACAAGAATACCTACGACCAAGGCGTCAGGTTAGGTATAACCAGCCGTAAAATAACGCCTAGTAACCATACAtcttttttttgacggccgattggcgcagtttgcagcgaccctgctttctgagtccaaggccgtgggttcgattcccacaactggaaaatgtttgtgtgatgagcgtgaatatttttcagtgtctgggtgtttatatgtatattctaagtatttatgtatattattcataaaaatattcatcagttgtcttagtacccataacacaagctacgcttactttggggctagatgatgatgtgtgtattgtcatagtatatttatttatttattttatttatttatctcaccTCAACGTAATCTTTGGCGTGTCCCCAGTCCCTTTTACTGTCCAAGTTACCCAGCTCCAGGGTCTTCATGAGCCCCAGCTGTATTTTGGCCACACCCCTGGTGATCTTCCTCGTCACGAAGTTCTCACCTCGGCGTGGACTCTCGTGGTTGAAGAGCAGACCGTTGCATGCGAACATACCGTAGGCTTCCCTGTAGTTTATAACTATCCAGTAGCCGTAGAGCTTCGCGCATGCTGTAGTGATAATAAAAcgtcaaaataataagtatatctctCCCAGACTACTTAGTTTCTACATGAAAAATTAATAGTTCAgtcatcataataaataaataaataaactacgacaatacacacatcgccattcgccatctagtcccaaagtaaacgtagcttgagttatgggtactaagataactgatgaaaccCATTCAAATATATAGGTAACTAcactcgcgactttgtccgcgtataagtcagcCTTAAAaggtaggatttttttttagagctttgaaaggggaacaactttgtcttatattttttatcgaaactctaaccgtttacgcagcacACGCCGCGGAAGATTTGATTTTGAGGGTATTGCTTATGCACCAATGAAATTTACAACCCCTAGGTTGTATATTTCATTGgcgctatgctcctattggtcttggCGTGATTATATAAAGCTCATAGCCTTCGTCGATAAATGGGCTACCcgacactgaaataatttttcaaatcggacaaGAAGTCCCAGAGTTCatcgcgtttaagtaaacaaacaaactctttaactTAATATATCAGTATAAGATCTACTAATATAACACGTGTTTGATACTATGtcctctattaaaaaaaaaaatactatattattataatttagggcaatttattataactaattcACACAGTTTCTTTTATTATCACCCCATTACAGGGTCAGGGGTTTCTCTCTGACCTAGAAAGATTTATTCCTTAATCCACCacgccaagtgcggattggtagacttcacactcctttgcGAACGCTATGTAAAACTCTTAGGCATTAATTCCTAACGATGTGTTTCTTCaagcaagtgttatttgaaatatttaaattaaaaatgcaatctTTTCAAGGCTACTTTATCTA from Pararge aegeria chromosome 18, ilParAegt1.1, whole genome shotgun sequence carries:
- the LOC120631454 gene encoding GDP-mannose 4,6 dehydratase, whose translation is MSGEGSSLNGNRKVALITGITGQDGSYLAEFLIEKGYEVHGILRRSSSFNTGRIQHLYGQPACHTGGQMHLHYGDLTDTTCLISIITKIRPKEIYNLGAQSHVKVSFELSEYTAQVDALGTLRLLEAVRTAGLEKETKIYQASTSELYGKVVEVPQTEKTPFYPRSPYACAKLYGYWIVINYREAYGMFACNGLLFNHESPRRGENFVTRKITRGVAKIQLGLMKTLELGNLDSKRDWGHAKDYVEAMWLMLQQDEPEDFVVATGESHSVREFVQKAFAYVGRQVVWKGEGVNETGHDASTDELLVTVNSKYFRPTEVDLLLGDPSKAKQKLGWIPRVTFDQLVKDMVEADLELMKKNPQA